The DNA segment ATTCATTCGCAGTTTCAAATCAACCAGATACGCCGCTTTTTTTCAAGCCCTCCATACACCACTTTCAGTTATAACTCGGAAAAGAGAGAAGGAGGCTGAAGAGTGATATGAAAAAATGTAACCATCGATTAATCATAATAATGATGTTTGGGGTTTTTTATTTTTCATCTTTAATGGTGACATCGTCTTGGGCGGTCCCTGTGCTTCAGATCTATATTGAGGGTTCTACTTATGACACAGTGACTGAATCTTGGGTCATCAATACATTAGACCCCTTTAAACTTTGGGTGATAGGTGATGTCGGTTCCGTTGGAACGATTGCCGATATAAAGCTTGCTGCAGCTGTTTCGACAGCCGAAGTTTCTGGAGGGAGCATTTCCTTGGTTTCAACAACAACTGATCTTCTCGGAACATCGGGTGATCTTTCGACACCCTCGAATCCTGTGCCGACATCTAACTTTGCTTCCAGTGATGGAGCAATTCCGATCCGGGGGGACGGAAGCTCTCTCGCGTCCCACTCGATCTATGGATCAGGAACAAGTTTTTTTGAGTGGAATCTTGGAGGTTTTACGCTAACAGACTCTCCTATTGGGGACTTTATCAATATGTTTCCTTTAGACTTTCCAGGTAATGGTCAGGTCAACGTCTATACTGTTGCTATCTCAGGATTTACAACGGTGCATTTTGATACCTATGACCATATCTATGAAGGGGATAAACACGGAAATTATAAGTTTGCTCCTTTCTCACATGACGCGACGGCTGTTCCCGAACCGGGGACGCTTGCGCTTCTAGGTTCCGGGTTGGCGGGGTTTGGGCTGGCGATGAGAAAAAGGTATAGGACGATCAGGGGGTAGAACTTGTATCCTGTACTTCACAGACACCCCTTTTGAATAATCTTAAAGAGATGCTTAAATCGATCGGCAGCTTAGCTGAAGTGGAACACTGAACCGTCAGAAAGGGCGGGCCACGAAGGAGAAAACTGCCTCTGTCTACTCTCCTGTTTTTTACGACCCCTGTACACCCTGTCCCCTATAACTTCATAACTCCCCAAGCACCTTACGAGCCTCATCCGCTCCCGGAAAATCCTTAGAAAGTGCAAGGGAGGCCTCTAATTCTTTTTTGGCCTTTTGAGCGTCTCCATTCTTATAATAGGCAATCCCTAAGTGATACCGGACGACAGGGTGTTTTTCGAGTTTTGCTGTGCTTTCTTTGAGCAGGCTGATCGCCTTGAGATAGGCATTTTTCTTAACATAGATCCAGCCGAGGGTATCAGAGACCGAAGGATTGTCAGGGAGTTTCTCTTTGGCAATCCGCGCCAATGTCAGTGCCCGGTCGATGTTCCCGCCATGCTCTGCATAGATCCAAGCCAGGTTGTTGGCCGCCGGTGCAAATTTCCCATCTATGTCTAATGCCTTTTCATATTCGGTCTGGGCCTTTTTGTAGTCGTTATTCGCCTCGAAGATTACGCCACGGAGCATATAAGCCGCAAGGACCTTTGGATCCTTTTTGATTGCTTCCGCGAGTTGCTGCAGGGCTCTGTCAAATTGTTTTTCTTGGCTGTAGAGCGTACCCAGGTCGATATACGGAGCCAAATAGTTCGGGGTGATCTCAATCGACTTCATAAAGTCTGCTTCGGCCTTCTTGAAATTTTTCTGGTTGGCGTGCAATCTTCCCCTCAAGTGATAAAAGAGGGCATTGTCCGAGGTGGATTCTATCTGTGCCGATACCCGTAGCACCGCCTTTTCGGAATCCCCCTTTCCCAAATGGGTCGCGACAATCTGTGAGAGGGCATCGATCAGGTTTGGATTGAGTGACATTGCCTTTTCAAAAAGGGTCAAGGCCTCCGATTCCTTTCTCTGTGCCCTCCGAAGTACCCCCATCCGAAAATATCCGACCGGCTCATTCGGGGCCAAATCGATGACCTTTTTATAAATTTCCTCCCCCTGTTTAATTTTGCCACTTGAGACAGAGGCATCCCCAAAGATAACATGTGCTTTCCAGTCTGAAGGGTTTGCCTGAATGATTTTCTCCGCTTCTATAAGCGCCAAATCAAACGAACGGGATTTGATATGCAGTTGGGCAAGTGAAAGACGCGCGCGATGATCTCTCGGCTGCTGTTGAACTGCTTCGGAAAATTCAGATCTTGCCTGCTGGATATTGCCCATTGCAAGATGGGACAGTCCCAAATAATAGTGTGCGAATGGATAGGTCGGTTCTGTTTGAATGACCTTTTGGAAAAGGTCGGCTCCTTTCTTTACCTTCCTTTCAGACAAATAGATACGACCCTTGGTAAAGAAGGCATCCGGATCACCCGGATTTTTTTCAAGGATCTCTTCAATCATCGAAAGAGCTTTTTCTTTTCTTTTTTGGCCTAAATAGAGAACTGCGAGCTTTTTGCTACTCACGAGGAGATCCGGTTTCACTTTTTTTGCGTGAAGGTAGGCTTCTTCCGCATTTTCCAGGTTTCCATGGGCCTGGTGAAAATTTCCAAGGACGATGAATGGATCCGGATTATCCTCCGAGAGTTGAGTTGCCTTCACAAGAGTGGCTTCAGCCTCGGGCAATCGATTGATACTTTGATAAAAGTTAGCGAGAGAAAAATATAGCAAGTTGTTTTCGGGTGATAATTCAACCGTTTTCTTATAGTGTTTTTCAGCCTTGCTGTTCTGTTGGGTCACCTGGTAGAAACGGGCAAGGGCCATATTGGATGCGATTGAGCCGGTTTCGATGGAAAGGGCGGTCTGCAGAAGTGATTCGGCTTCTTTCGCGTCTTTTTCTCGAAGGCGAATCCCTGAAAGTTCATAATAAGCTGGAAGATTTTGGGAGTCGAGTATGAGAAGATGTCGATAAGACTTCTCCGCATCCTCTAATCGATTCTCTTTCAAATAGATTCTTGCCTGGAGAAGATGGCTTTCAATATTATCCGGGTTATCCTTGAAAACCAGGGCTGTTTTTTCTTTGGCTTTGTCCAGTTCGTTCGATAAAAGGAAAAGGTTCCCCAATTTTATTTGTGCATCTATTAATTCAGGTTTTTTCTCTACTGCCTCGCTGAGAAATTTAAAAGCATTTCGGAGATTGCTCATGCCGCCCAGCTTTAAATAGACGAGCCCAAGCTGATATTTTGTTTCCATATCTTCCGGGTCAATTTGAATGACATTTTTAAATTCAATGATGGCTTCTTTATATTTTTCTTCTTTGGCGTATTCAATTCCTCTTTGATAGTGTTTGTCTTTTCTTGCCTCTGCGGATGAGCACGAAAGGGTCACCGTGAACAACCCGATGAGAACGAGCAATGATAAATAAAATAACGGTCTACTTGTGATCTTCATAGATGAATACCCTTTCCTGAATATATTTATTATCTTAAAGGAGGCATTTTAATCCGATGGACTCTAAACGACTATATCAAACCCCACTTTTACTGTAAATATACATCGAAACTCCCTATATGGAAAGATAAATGGAGACAGTAATCGGCAATAATTGCAAAAAATGAGAAGTTACTGATGTTGTCGAAGGTCAGTGTTGCCACTAAAAGAGGTGGAGCGCCCTCCAGCGGTCGTAAAGGGTAAAAGGACACATTTCAAGACCGGAAATCGTGGTCAGCATTTTGGCGTGAAGGTTGGGGTTGCGGCCAATTGTCCGAAAGATACGGTCCCGGGCCCAGACGAGTGGTCCCCAACCGCTGTTCCAGAGCCAGGCCATTTCGTCACCAAGGTCTTGCAAAAGATCGATTTTTTTTCGGCGGATCATTTCATAAGGCTGAAGAGCCTTTCTGGAAAAATCTCCCTTTTGAAAACAGTTATCCAGTATTTCAGCCAGGACCACCCCGTCTTCCATGGCCGAATTTCTTCCTTGGGCGACATGCGGATTCATCGCGTGTGCGGCATCTCCGAGGAGAACACCTCCATCAACGACCCATTGATCACAACGGACCCGAAAGCAGGGCATAAAAGATGTTTCTTCCCAGGAAGAGATGCCTTCGAGAGGTTTTTCCAGAAAAGAACGGACCGGATCATTCATTGAAAGGAGGTCATCCTTGAATCTCTGAATACCTTGCTTTTGAAATTCCTCCAATTTGTTGAAGGGAAGCAGATAAAAGAAGTAGCATTCTTGCTTTGAAACAGGAAAGAGGCCAAAGATCTTACCTTTCCCGAGATAGTATCTTGAATCTTCATGAAACCCCTCCGGGCGCGTGATAATACCTGTGATGTAACCGTGTTTATATTGATGGAGCCGGTACTTGATATGAAAGGCATCTCGAACACGCGATCTGACCCCATCCCCACCAACAATGATGGGTGCCTTGAAAAGAGTTCTTTCCTCATGGGTGGTGACTTCGGCCCCGATTACATTTCCCCTTTCCATAAAGAGGTTCTCAAAGCGGGCACCCCAGAACATCTCGATGTTGGATGACGCGGCAACCCTTTCTATCAGGATTTTTTGAATGGTCTTGGGGAGCAGGATCAAGGAGTAATCGTAGGGCTTGGGAAGCGTTTGATAGTTCACCGTGCAAAGATGCGTACCCGTCATTTGGTAAAAGTGGACTGCTTTATTGAGATGAATATCATCTTTGAGTAATTCAGTCAGAAGACCAAGTGTTTCAAGGATCTTCAGGCTATTTGGTTGAACAATCTCGCCTCTTGGATAGGATACCGGGGAGGATTGTCGGTCAAGAATAGCAATACGGTAGCCCTTTTGATCAAGTGACAGAGCGAGGGCCATGCTTCCCGGGCCGCCTCCAACAATGACGAGATCCCATTCTTTTTTCTTCATCTTTGCCCTTGGTCCAATGTTTATTCTGCACTCTACTTCACCTGATCCCGGACCGTCAAGGCGACCATTGATTAAACTCGGTTCACGGATCTTTCTTTGACAGGATCGATTTCCTGCCGTAAAGTGTTTGAGAGGAATACTCTAATTTACGGGCCATATTTATAATTTCAGGAGTAGAAATGATTCCCTGGGAGAAAATCGACACCGTGCTTCTGGATATGGATGGCACCCTCCTTGATCGATATTTTGATGATTACTTCTGGGAAGAACTTGTTCCTGAAAAGTTTTCCGATCTCAGAGGGATCTCTTTATCTGAGGCCAAAAAACTGCTTTATGCCGCTTTTAAAGGAGAGGAAAGGACCTTGAATTGGACGGATATTTACTACTGGTCAGACCGTCTGGGACTTGATATTGTGGCTCTAAAGGTAGAGATGTCTGATCAGGTACGGGTTCATCTAGGAGTCCTTCCTTTTCTAAAGTTTATTCAGGATGGAGGAAAAGAAGTTGTTCTGGTGACAAATGCCCATCCAAAGACAGTACAGATTAAACTTGGACAGACGGACCTGAGTCCATATCTGGATACGATACTCTGTTCAAGCGACATCGGGGTTCCGAAAGAGGACTTGGAATTCTGGAGAGGGGCGGAGAGGGTTCTTCTTTTTGATAAATCGAAGACCTTATTTGTCGATGACAATGAAGCCGTCCTTCGTGCTGCAGATTCGTTTGGGATCAAATATCTTCTTCAAAAAAACAATGCAAGCAGTCGTCGGGTTCAGAGTCCGCCAACCACCTTTCGGTCATTAGACCATTTTGACTCCCTCATCCCTTGAACTGTGATGTCGCAGTTCTGCACATGCAGAGGGTGTTTCATGCACTAAGATTTTTTTCTTAATGTTACTGCTCGGATCGATTCTCCAGTAACCTGAATCAGTCTATTCAAATCCCGCAACGAAATCGAAAGGGGTGGTAACAGGACGATTACATTTCCAAGTGGGCGAAGAAGGACCCCTCTTTTTTTTGCCTCCAGACAAACATGCCATCCAATCCGCTCCTCAGGGGCAT comes from the Candidatus Manganitrophaceae bacterium genome and includes:
- a CDS encoding tetratricopeptide repeat protein; this encodes MKITSRPLFYLSLLVLIGLFTVTLSCSSAEARKDKHYQRGIEYAKEEKYKEAIIEFKNVIQIDPEDMETKYQLGLVYLKLGGMSNLRNAFKFLSEAVEKKPELIDAQIKLGNLFLLSNELDKAKEKTALVFKDNPDNIESHLLQARIYLKENRLEDAEKSYRHLLILDSQNLPAYYELSGIRLREKDAKEAESLLQTALSIETGSIASNMALARFYQVTQQNSKAEKHYKKTVELSPENNLLYFSLANFYQSINRLPEAEATLVKATQLSEDNPDPFIVLGNFHQAHGNLENAEEAYLHAKKVKPDLLVSSKKLAVLYLGQKRKEKALSMIEEILEKNPGDPDAFFTKGRIYLSERKVKKGADLFQKVIQTEPTYPFAHYYLGLSHLAMGNIQQARSEFSEAVQQQPRDHRARLSLAQLHIKSRSFDLALIEAEKIIQANPSDWKAHVIFGDASVSSGKIKQGEEIYKKVIDLAPNEPVGYFRMGVLRRAQRKESEALTLFEKAMSLNPNLIDALSQIVATHLGKGDSEKAVLRVSAQIESTSDNALFYHLRGRLHANQKNFKKAEADFMKSIEITPNYLAPYIDLGTLYSQEKQFDRALQQLAEAIKKDPKVLAAYMLRGVIFEANNDYKKAQTEYEKALDIDGKFAPAANNLAWIYAEHGGNIDRALTLARIAKEKLPDNPSVSDTLGWIYVKKNAYLKAISLLKESTAKLEKHPVVRYHLGIAYYKNGDAQKAKKELEASLALSKDFPGADEARKVLGEL
- a CDS encoding FAD-dependent monooxygenase; translation: MKKKEWDLVIVGGGPGSMALALSLDQKGYRIAILDRQSSPVSYPRGEIVQPNSLKILETLGLLTELLKDDIHLNKAVHFYQMTGTHLCTVNYQTLPKPYDYSLILLPKTIQKILIERVAASSNIEMFWGARFENLFMERGNVIGAEVTTHEERTLFKAPIIVGGDGVRSRVRDAFHIKYRLHQYKHGYITGIITRPEGFHEDSRYYLGKGKIFGLFPVSKQECYFFYLLPFNKLEEFQKQGIQRFKDDLLSMNDPVRSFLEKPLEGISSWEETSFMPCFRVRCDQWVVDGGVLLGDAAHAMNPHVAQGRNSAMEDGVVLAEILDNCFQKGDFSRKALQPYEMIRRKKIDLLQDLGDEMAWLWNSGWGPLVWARDRIFRTIGRNPNLHAKMLTTISGLEMCPFTLYDRWRALHLF
- a CDS encoding GMP/IMP nucleotidase, producing the protein MIPWEKIDTVLLDMDGTLLDRYFDDYFWEELVPEKFSDLRGISLSEAKKLLYAAFKGEERTLNWTDIYYWSDRLGLDIVALKVEMSDQVRVHLGVLPFLKFIQDGGKEVVLVTNAHPKTVQIKLGQTDLSPYLDTILCSSDIGVPKEDLEFWRGAERVLLFDKSKTLFVDDNEAVLRAADSFGIKYLLQKNNASSRRVQSPPTTFRSLDHFDSLIP